From Salvia splendens isolate huo1 chromosome 3, SspV2, whole genome shotgun sequence, a single genomic window includes:
- the LOC121793598 gene encoding RING-H2 finger protein ATL13-like, with protein MRWVSVESSNLSPSQHPYLPFLSPPPPPQSNGFNLNKKVTPNMLLIIIILAIIFFISGLLHLLVRFLLRPANRDPDEIDDVTAIQGQLQQLFNLHDAGVDQSFIDTLPVFSYNSIIGAKDPFDCAVCLCEFEADDKLRLLPKCSHAFHMDCIDTWLLSHSTCPICRSCLLQDFSAMSNVRPPIVLVLESGSESSREIARVSSDRSEIASEIEVNEEDRSKRVVSVKLGKFKNVEGGGEEGSSNGAFDARRCFSMGSFAYVMDEKSSLQVPIRTPVKKKAALPLTPGRRPAMSECGGCDSRREFNDFEAFKALQGGNNKEGFSVSKTWRDVASRRAVSFQFPVERTGGDGRRTTSERWGGGEEEVGSCNSLDSQTNPPSFARRTLLWIMGRPNKVVHSSYLTDL; from the coding sequence ATGAGGTGGGTTAGCGTCGAAAGCTCGAATCTTTCCCCCTCCCAACACCCATACCTTCCGTTTCtctctcctcctccgccgccgcagtCAAATGGGTTCAATTTGAACAAGAAGGTCACTCCCAACATGCTTCTGATAATCATCATCTTAgccatcatcttcttcatctctGGTTTGCTCCATCTTCTAGTGAGATTTCTTCTCCGGCCCGCAAACAGAGATCCCGACGAGATCGACGATGTCACCGCGATTCAGGGCCAGCTCCAGCAGCTCTTCAATCTCCATGACGCCGGCGTGGATCAGTCCTTCATCGACACTCTCCCTGTTTTCAGTTACAATTCAATCATAGGGGCGAAGGATCCCTTCGATTGCGCTGTGTGTCTCTGTGAATTCGAGGCTGATGACAAGCTCCGTCTCCTGCCGAAATGCAGCCACGCTTTCCACATGGACTGCATCGATACGTGGCTGCTCTCGCACTCCACCTGCCCCATTTGCAGGTCGTGTTTGCTCCAGGACTTCTCCGCGATGAGCAATGTTCGGCCTCCCATTGTGCTCGTTCTTGAATCGGGAAGCGAGAGCTCTCGAGAGATCGCTCGCGTGAGCTCCGATAGGTCGGAGATTGCTAGTGAAATTGAGGTAAATGAGGAGGATCGGAGCAAGAGAGTTGTGTCGGTGAAGCTGGGGAAATTCAAGAATGTTGAAGGCGGAGGTGAAGAAGGGAGTAGTAATGGGGCTTTTGATGCGAGGAGGTGCTTCTCCATGGGCTCCTTTGCTTATGTAATGGACGAAAAATCGTCGCTGCAGGTCCCGATCAGGACTCCGGTGAAGAAGAAGGCGGCGCTGCCGCTCACACCGGGGCGGCGGCCGGCGATGTCGGAATGCGGGGGGTGTGATTCGAGGCGGGAATTCAATGACTTCGAAGCGTTTAAGGCACTTCAAGGCGGCAACAATAAGGAGGGTTTTTCGGTGTCGAAAACTTGGAGGGATGTGGCGTCGAGGAGGGCGGTTTCGTTCCAGTTCCCGGTGGAGAGGACCGGGGGGGACGGGAGGCGGACGACGTCGGAGAGGTGGGGAGGTGGAGAGGAAGAAGTTGGGAGCTGCAACAGTTTGGATTCTCAAACAAATCCACCATCATTTGCAAGGAGGACTCTTCTTTGGATCATGGGAAGGCCTAATAAGGTTGTTCATTCATCATATTTGACAGATCTTTAA